Proteins encoded in a region of the Prunus persica cultivar Lovell chromosome G4, Prunus_persica_NCBIv2, whole genome shotgun sequence genome:
- the LOC109948658 gene encoding receptor-like serine/threonine-protein kinase SD1-8, translating to MDFFNTKQPNPLYAFTQRSSNRERMGALKYCSTVLLCLSLLTLFPVVTSEDTLSQTQLLQHDQTLVSASDVFELGLFKPGTTSDWYLGIWYKKIQEKTVVWVANRDTPLSNSYSATLKIGDHGNLVLVDEETKQIAWSSNETQAVNPIAQLLDSGNLVLKEANSTRNGTTDEFLWQSFDYPTNTLLPDMKLGWNLSTGLDRYITSWKRIEDPSTGDFSFKLNHQGFPEIFLWNKQNITYRSGPWNGERFSGVPEMTASNNIRFDFVAKPDEVYYSYSILGNSGPIYSRLTVSPTGDLQRFIWIESAKIWNQYWYAPKDQCDRFRECGPYGVCDSNASPVCKCLEGFGPKNLQAWNLRDGSDGCVRTTELGCLKDKFLVLENMKLPESGGAFVDMNMSLEACKKTCLENCNCTAYSDARISNGEGSGCVMWTGKLMDLRQYAEGGQSFYVRLAASELDGDHGKAKRVIMIVVITVSICCILMLSGLVIYFLRKRNLNLPIVHRESSKPKGSFERNWDSLLSEVVISSRRDFCSRERSNDELDQLPLFDFNTLAVATDNFSNRNKLGEGGFGCVYKGTLVDGQEVAVKRLSTNSGQGTEEFKNEVDLIARLQHRNLVRLLGFCIDEDEKMLTYEYMENKSLHSILFSEAKRSMLDWQKRFKIICGIARGLIYLHQDSRLRIIHRDLKASNILLDGDLAPKISDFGMARLFCNDQTEENTRRVVGTFGYMAPEYAMDGQFSTKSDVFSFGVLVLEIISGKKNKGFYSSNTELNLLGNAWKLWNEGKGLEMIDPDVGESYSHSEVLRCMQVGLLCVQERAEDRPTMASVVLMLSSGTATTMPNPKNPGFCLERTESAVEADSSSDKQEEGYSVNQVTISTLVGR from the exons ATGGATTTCTTCAACACCAAGCAACCCAATCCCTTATATGCTTTCACACAGAGAAGCTCTAATCGTGAAAGAATGGGAGCTCTCAAATATTGTTCCACTGTTCTTCTATGCCTCAGTTTACTTACTTTGTTCCCAGTTGTCACATCCGAAGACACCTTGTCCCAGACTCAATTGCTCCAACATGACCAAACCCTTGTCTCGGCCAGCGATGTCTTTGAGTTGGGCTTGTTCAAGCCAGGCACAACTTCAGATTGGTACTTGGGAATATGGTAcaaaaaaatccaagaaaaaacaGTGGTTTGGGTTGCCAATAGAGACACCCCGCTTTCGAATTCGTACTCAGCAACTCTCAAAATCGGCGATCATGGAAACCTTGTTCTTGTTgatgaagaaacaaaacaaatagcaTGGTCATCCAATGAAACCCAAGCTGTGAACCCAATTGCTCAGCTTTTAGATTCAGGCAATTTAGTCCTCAAAGAAGCAAACTCAACCCGAAACGGCACAACAGATGAGTTCCTTTGGCAAAGCTTTGACTACCCAACAAACACTTTGCTGCCAGACATGAAGTTAGGGTGGAACCTAAGCACAGGATTGGACAGGTACATAACCTCATGGAAAAGAATAGAAGACCCATCGACAGGGGACTTTTCTTTCAAGCTAAATCACCAGGGTTTCCCGGAGATTTTCTTGTGGAACAAACAGAACATAACATACCGGAGCGGCCCCTGGAACGGGGAGAGGTTTAGTGGCGTGCCGGAGATGACTGCATCAAACAATATACGATTCGACTTCGTTGCAAAACCTGACGAGGTCTACTATTCCTATTCGATCCTGGGCAATTCGGGACCAATATATTCACGGTTGACAGTGAGTCCAACTGGGGACCTCCAGCGCTTTATTTGGATCGAAAGCGCAAAGATATGGAACCAATATTGGTACGCACCAAAAGACCAATGTGACAGATTTAGAGAGTGCGGTCCCTACGGTGTTTGTGACTCGAATGCTTCGCCAGTGTGCAAGTGCTTGGAAGGGTTTGGGCCCAagaatttgcaggcatggaactTGAGAGACGGGTCAGATGGGTGCGTGAGAACAACAGAGTTGGGTTGTTTGAAAGAcaagtttttggttttggaaaaCATGAAATTGCCCGAGAGTGGGGGTGCTTTTGTGGATATGAACATGAGCCTGGAGGCGTGTAAGAAAACGTGTTTGGAGAATTGTAATTGCACTGCATATTCTGATGCAAGGATTTCAAATGGAGAAGGCTCAGGTTGTGTCATGTGGACTGGGAAGCTCATGGACTTGAGGCAATACGCAGAAGGCGGCCAAAGTTTCTATGTTCGTTTGGCAGCTTCTGAGctag ATGGTGATCATGGGAAAGCAAAACGAGTGATCATGATTGTAGTCATTACAGTTAGTATTTGCTGCATTCTAATGCTATCGGGACTTGTCATCTATTTTCTACGGAAGAGGAATTTGAATTTGCCAATTGTGCACAGAGAATCCTCAAAGCCAAAAG GTTCTTTTGAAAGAAACTGGGATAGTCTGCTAAGTGAGGTAGTTATCTCAAGTAGGAGGGATTTCTGTTCAAGGGAAAGGAGCAATGATGAGCTAGATCAGTTGCCATTGTTTGATTTTAACACTCTAGCAGTGGCTACGGATAACTTTTCCAATCGAAATAAGTTGGGGGAAGGCGGTTTTGGGTGCGTTTACAAG GGCACGCTGGTTGACGGTCAAGAAGTTGCTGTCAAGAGGCTTTCGACGAATTCTGGACAAGGAACTGAAGAATTCAAAAACGAAGTAGATTTAATTGCGAGGCTTCAGCACCGAAATCTGGTTCGACTGCTTGGTTTCTGCATTGATGAGGATGAAAAGATGCTCACCTACGAGTACATGGAAAACAAAAGCCTGCATTCCATTTTATTCAGTGA AGCAAAGAGGTCTATGCTGGATTGGCAAAAGCGTTTCAAAATTATCTGTGGGATTGCTCGAGGGCTTATTTATCTTCACCAGGATTCCAGACTTAGAATTATCCACAGGGATCTCAAGGCAAGCAATATTCTACTTGATGGAGATTTGGCCCCCAAAATCTCCGACTTTGGAATGGCTAGATTGTTTTGTAATGATCAGACAGAAGAAAATACCAGAAGAGTGGTGGGAACATT TGGCTATATGGCTCCCGAATATGCAATGGACGGGCAGTTTTCGACCAAGTCTGATGTCTTTAGCTTTGGTGTTTTGGTGTTGGAGATCATTAGTGGTAAAAAGAACAAGGGATTTTATTCCTCAAACACTGAACTAAACCTCCTAGGAAAT gcatggaagctATGGAATGAAGGAAAGGGGTTGGAAATGATAGATCCTGATGTTGGGGAATCGTATTCCCATTCTGAGGTCTTGAGATGCATGCAAGTCGGCCTCTTATGCGTCCAAGAGCGTGCTGAAGATAGGCCAACAATGGCCTCTGTGGTTTTGATGTTGAGCAGTGGAACTGCAACAACAATGCCTAACCCTAAAAACCCTGGTTTTTGCTTAGAAAGGACTGAGAGTGCAGTTGAAGCAGATTCATCCTCAGACAAGCAGGAAGAAGGCTACAGTGTAAACCAAGTAACAATTTCAACGCTAGTTGGTAGGTAG
- the LOC18780243 gene encoding uncharacterized protein LOC18780243 yields MSSATTVTGGATRRPKWQYPPAPPTPKILHFPRRPRRRASKSVHGGRPNSGEAKKDNKGKLEALFDQERVFSRVGLPIVLFEHGDGESECRRERVKEGEDGGDEVVEEEKWRFQAEMLRAECNLLRMENEIAVKKMERVKVKVERTLKSAVHTLVSGRKKICEGKNASMVLEEKLQHLAEKLEKLQRNLGVKDSEVRNTSNFDKQAYLLQRKLQKFRRTSDEICVKEIQEMAEASFSIKTSHRVNENLLSSGKSNVDILRRKMEGLSNGMLLERMKEEYGSMLSTADCSVASSASSSQRIESTNLSSSLIQQFYKEKECREENVCSGRCKAIVRRIVEQVRIETEQWSQMQEMLGQVKEEMEELHASRDFWKDRALDSDYHIQSLQSVVQEWKQKAVSYESKAKELQAQVSILHGELDRLRKEASIRAMKANGSPLIPRDPQNEMEKHVLICHLKENHCPKEGGSKQRKLATCTNRVFVAPKRSPFRDIGNSSLPVRQNSKAVFPLHCPLPSKT; encoded by the exons ATGTCATCTGCAACAACAGTAACAGGAGGAGCAACAAGAAGACCAAAATGGCAGTACCCACCAGCACCACCAACCCCAAAAATTCTCCACTTTCCGCGTAGGCCTCGGCGGAGAGCATCCAAGAGCGTTCATGGCGGAAGACCCAATTCAGGGGAGGCCAAGAAGGACAACAAGGGCAAGCTGGAAGCTCTGTTTGACCAAGAACGAGTTTTTTCCAGGGTCGGTTTGCCCATTGTGCTTTTTGAGCATGGTGATGGGGAAAGTGAGTGCAGGAGAGAGAGGGTTAAAGAGGGTGAGGATGGTGGTGATGAAGTGGTGGAAGAGGAGAAGTGGAGATTTCAGGCTGAGATGTTGAGGGCAGAGTGCAATTTATTGAGGATGGAGAATGAGATTGCAGTTAAGAAGATGGAGAGGGTCAAGGTCAAGGTGGAGAGGACTCTTAAATCAGCTGTTCACACTCTTGTTTCT GGGAGAAAGAAGATTTGCGAAGGAAAGAATGCAAGTATGGTATTGGAGGAAAAACTTCAACACTTGGCAGAAAAGCTAGAGAAGTTGCAAAGGAATTTAGGAGTTAAGGATTCGGAGGTCCGAAACACTAGTAATTTTGATAAACAAGCGTATCTTCTTCAAAGAAAGCTACAGAAGTTCAGACGAACATCGGATGAGATATGTGTCAAGGAGATCCAAGAGATGGCAGAAGCAAGCTTTTCTATCAAAACAAGCCATAGAGTAAATGAGAACTTGCTTTCGAGTGGCAAAAGTAAT GTAGACATTCTCAGAAGGAAAATGGAGGGATTGTCAAATGGGATGCTATTAGAGAGGATGAAGGAAGAGTATGGTTCAATGCTGTCTACCGCCGACTGTTCTGTTGCCAGTTCTGCCTCTTCTTCCCAGAGAATTGAATCCACcaatttgtcttcttctttgataCAACAATTTTACAAG GAGAAAGAGTGTCGTGAAGAGAATGTGTGCTCAGGACGTTGCAAGGCAATAGTTCGAAGAATTGTAGAGCAAGTACGAATTGAGACAGAGCAATGGTCTCAGATGCAGGAGATGCTGGGGCAGGTGAAGGAGGAGATGGAAGAATTGCATGCCTCTCGAGACTTTTGGAAAGATCGAGCGCTAGATTCTGATTATCACATCCAATCCTTACAATCCGTT GTGCAAGAATGGAAACAAAAAGCTGTCTCATatgaaagcaaagcaaaggaGTTGCAGGCACAAGTGTCTATACTCCATGGAGAGCTTGATAGGTTGAGGAAGGAAGCAAGCATAAGAGCAATGAAGGCCAATGGTTCACCACTTATACCCCGGGATCCACAGAACGAAATGGAAAAACACGTCCTGATTTGTCACTTGAAGGAAAATCATTGTCCCAAAGAAGGTGGCAGCAAGCAAAGAAAACTAGCCACATGTACCAACAGAGTGTTTGTTGCTCCAAAAAGATCACCCTTTCGAGACATCGGAAACTCCTCATTGCCGGTGAGGCAGAACAGCAAAGCAGTCTTCCCTTTGCATTGCCCTCTACCTTCCAAGAC